From Virgibacillus ihumii, the proteins below share one genomic window:
- a CDS encoding sulfurtransferase — translation MTEIVSVEWLAERMKENSRDTVIVDVRFQLTDDEAGRKEYLAGHIPTAVYLDLDKDLSGKAAKHGGNHPLPDMETFTAKISHIGIDNDTTVVVYGKDNDMFAGRLWWLLQYVGLEKVYLLEGGYDEWVRKGYDISTDIPRLEAATFNPAIQENEAVDIEYVKEKLDDKSAILIDSRGKDRYLGKTEPLYAKAGHIPGAKNYFWKKVLDDEGKWKNEADLKEHFNDLPHDKEIIVSCGSGVSATPNVLALKAAGFENVKLYPGSFSDWISYEENEVEKKEE, via the coding sequence ATGACAGAAATTGTAAGTGTTGAATGGCTTGCGGAGCGAATGAAGGAAAATTCGCGGGACACCGTGATTGTCGATGTCCGTTTTCAACTGACCGATGATGAGGCAGGCAGAAAGGAATACTTGGCCGGACATATTCCAACCGCGGTATATTTGGACTTGGATAAGGACTTGTCTGGTAAAGCGGCGAAACATGGCGGTAATCATCCATTGCCGGATATGGAAACCTTTACGGCAAAAATCAGCCATATCGGTATTGACAATGATACGACAGTGGTCGTCTATGGAAAAGACAACGACATGTTTGCCGGCCGACTATGGTGGCTGCTTCAATACGTAGGGCTTGAAAAGGTATATTTGCTTGAAGGGGGTTACGATGAGTGGGTCAGAAAGGGTTATGATATCTCCACTGATATTCCCAGATTGGAAGCAGCGACGTTTAACCCAGCCATTCAGGAGAATGAAGCGGTTGACATTGAATATGTTAAAGAAAAGCTTGATGATAAGTCTGCAATCTTAATAGATTCACGCGGGAAAGACAGATATCTGGGGAAAACAGAACCGCTTTATGCGAAGGCAGGTCATATTCCGGGTGCTAAAAACTACTTTTGGAAAAAAGTTTTGGATGACGAAGGGAAATGGAAGAACGAAGCCGATTTGAAAGAACATTTTAATGATCTCCCTCATGATAAAGAGATAATTGTTTCCTGCGGGTCAGGTGTGTCTGCAACGCCAAATGTGCTGGCATTAAAAGCGGCGGGATTTGAAAATGTGAAACTGTATCCGGGCAGCTTCAGTGACTGGATTTCCTATGAGGAAAATGAAGTAGAGAAAAAGGAAGAGTGA
- a CDS encoding DNA-3-methyladenine glycosylase I, translated as MDKNRCQWVSDEQIYIDYHDYEWGKPSHDDQQLFEMLLLEGAQAGLSWITILKRRENYRKAFDHFDPVKISQYDDRKREELLQDERIIRNKLKVNAFINNARQFLKVQEEFGSFDRYVWQFVGGEPVLNDWEQHEDVPDYTEESKQMSKDLKKRGFKFVGPTICYAFMQSTGMVNDHTKDCFLYHGSI; from the coding sequence ATGGACAAAAATCGTTGTCAATGGGTATCCGATGAGCAAATTTATATTGATTATCATGATTATGAGTGGGGAAAACCGTCACATGATGATCAGCAATTATTTGAAATGCTCCTGCTGGAAGGTGCGCAAGCTGGATTAAGCTGGATTACAATTTTGAAGCGTCGGGAAAATTATCGGAAAGCATTTGATCATTTCGATCCGGTCAAAATCAGTCAGTATGATGATCGGAAACGAGAGGAATTGCTGCAGGATGAAAGAATCATTCGAAATAAGCTTAAAGTGAATGCTTTTATAAATAATGCAAGGCAGTTCCTGAAAGTTCAGGAGGAGTTCGGCAGTTTTGATCGCTACGTCTGGCAATTTGTTGGCGGTGAGCCGGTTTTGAATGATTGGGAACAGCATGAGGATGTACCCGATTATACCGAGGAATCGAAACAGATGAGCAAGGACTTAAAAAAACGAGGATTCAAATTTGTCGGCCCAACGATTTGCTATGCATTTATGCAGTCGACGGGTATGGTGAATGATCATACGAAAGATTGTTTTCTTTATCATGGTAGCATATGA
- a CDS encoding amidase family protein — MSITITEATISEMQLGMSTGNLTAKKLTTLYLEEIALLNNEINAVSEINPEAMHIAEALDTERAEKGVRGPLHGIPILIKDNINTGDKMHTTAGSVALENNFADDDAFIVKILREAGAVILGKTNLTEWANFMTEGMPNGYSSLGGQVMNPYGPGKLDVGGSSAGSGAAIAANFAAGAIGTETSGSILSPASSNSLVGIKPTVGLMSRTGIIPISNSQDTAGPMTRTVEDTAVMLSILAVTDREDPATTINQQELDYSLFLNKNGLQNTTLGISRDYLEGLDEEELSIINAALRDIENLGAKIIDPITLRADIDDFNVMLHEFKSGVNAYLKDLSANVPVHSLEEVIQFNEVHKEEALQYGQSVLKQSNEKSGRLVEAEYINSRLNDIKMSQNQGIDKVMDEHLLDALIFANNYGAEIAAKAGYPSITVPAGFTSEGKPVGITFSGKAFSESKLIELAYAYEQATKHRQIPKLD; from the coding sequence ATGTCAATCACAATAACCGAAGCAACCATTTCCGAAATGCAACTTGGGATGAGCACTGGTAATCTAACAGCAAAAAAACTAACCACGCTTTATCTGGAAGAAATTGCGTTATTAAACAACGAAATTAATGCCGTTTCGGAAATCAATCCGGAAGCAATGCATATTGCCGAAGCACTCGATACAGAACGGGCAGAAAAAGGTGTACGCGGGCCGCTGCACGGCATTCCAATTTTAATAAAAGACAATATCAACACGGGTGACAAAATGCATACAACTGCGGGGTCCGTTGCACTTGAAAATAATTTTGCAGATGATGATGCTTTTATTGTCAAAATACTTCGCGAGGCTGGAGCTGTTATTCTAGGAAAGACCAATCTGACTGAATGGGCCAACTTCATGACGGAAGGAATGCCTAATGGGTACAGTTCATTAGGTGGACAAGTGATGAATCCATATGGTCCTGGGAAACTTGACGTCGGTGGCTCAAGTGCAGGATCAGGCGCAGCTATTGCTGCAAACTTTGCTGCGGGGGCAATTGGCACGGAAACAAGCGGATCGATTCTCAGTCCCGCCAGCAGCAACTCGCTTGTTGGCATAAAACCAACCGTTGGATTAATGAGTCGCACCGGGATTATTCCAATTTCGAACAGTCAGGATACAGCTGGACCAATGACACGGACTGTGGAAGATACTGCAGTTATGTTGAGTATACTTGCCGTTACCGATAGGGAGGATCCGGCTACTACCATTAATCAGCAAGAGCTGGATTATTCTCTATTTTTAAATAAAAATGGATTGCAGAACACAACACTTGGCATTTCACGTGATTACCTTGAAGGCTTAGATGAAGAGGAACTCAGTATCATTAACGCGGCTTTAAGAGATATAGAAAACTTGGGGGCTAAAATAATTGACCCAATAACACTACGGGCTGATATAGATGATTTTAATGTAATGCTTCATGAATTTAAAAGTGGCGTAAATGCGTACTTAAAAGATTTATCGGCCAATGTCCCGGTCCATTCGTTAGAGGAAGTTATCCAATTTAATGAAGTTCATAAAGAAGAAGCTTTGCAATACGGACAATCTGTTCTCAAACAATCAAATGAAAAAAGTGGACGACTTGTGGAGGCGGAGTATATCAACTCCCGATTAAATGATATAAAAATGTCTCAGAACCAAGGGATCGATAAGGTAATGGATGAGCATCTATTGGACGCTTTAATTTTTGCCAATAATTATGGTGCAGAAATTGCCGCAAAGGCAGGCTACCCATCGATCACTGTTCCAGCAGGCTTCACTTCAGAAGGAAAACCGGTCGGCATAACATTTTCAGGGAAAGCTTTTTCTGAATCGAAACTGATTGAGTTGGCGTATGCTTATGAACAAGCAACAAAGCATAGACAAATACCAAAACTAGATTAA
- a CDS encoding RAxF-45 family protein: MNFTGSGISKFTEYLWICYALFSDVSFQGIRMPFLKTT; encoded by the coding sequence ATGAATTTTACTGGAAGCGGCATATCAAAATTCACGGAATACTTGTGGATTTGCTATGCGCTTTTTTCCGATGTTTCTTTCCAGGGGATACGTATGCCCTTTTTGAAGACAACTTAA
- the abc-f gene encoding ribosomal protection-like ABC-F family protein produces the protein MILCGLRNVTQVIGANTIFEDIATEIKQGDRIGLIGRNGEGKTTLLDLIARKTQPVSGRITWKKDSTVGLLEQTPDTDDDKRMEAILYEVFASVEKLKKRMTGLELAMAEETDPDKLTKHIEKYGALLEKFQQDGGYEVDSKVRRIMSGLNIEHLAEMEWHQLSGGERTKVGLARLLLQSPDLLLLDEPTNHLDLGAVEWLTEFINLYRGTVVIVSHDRYFLDETVTSILEMDQGELITYHTNYSGFVKEREERLLREFQQYEDQQKKIKKMKDTIKRLKEWANQANPPNAGLHRRAKSMEKALARMEVKKKPVLEQKKMDLDFQMNKRSGKDVVTMEDVCKSYGDKQLLADVDMLVRFRERIAVIGENGSGKSTILKMMLGTETATQGEIRLGSNISAGFLSQHMIEIDGEQSILDEFRDQVHVTEGIARGILARFMFYGKTVFQKVKNLSGGEKMRLRLAQLVHQNHNLLILDEPTNHLDIESKEVLEDALEQFNGTIIAVSHDRYFLDKIFQVTYWLEDGSLKKFEGNYSFAREKRDS, from the coding sequence ATGATTTTATGCGGTTTACGGAATGTAACGCAGGTTATTGGTGCAAATACGATTTTTGAAGATATAGCGACTGAAATAAAGCAGGGGGACCGAATTGGTCTGATCGGCAGAAATGGGGAAGGTAAGACAACATTGCTGGACTTGATTGCCCGGAAAACGCAACCGGTGTCGGGCCGGATTACGTGGAAAAAAGATTCGACAGTAGGGCTGCTGGAACAGACACCTGATACCGATGACGATAAACGGATGGAAGCAATACTTTATGAGGTATTCGCCTCCGTTGAAAAATTAAAAAAGAGGATGACGGGGCTGGAGCTGGCCATGGCCGAAGAGACAGACCCTGATAAATTAACAAAGCACATTGAAAAATATGGTGCTTTACTGGAAAAATTTCAGCAGGATGGCGGATATGAAGTCGATTCAAAAGTCAGAAGAATCATGAGCGGATTGAATATAGAACATTTGGCAGAAATGGAATGGCATCAGCTTAGTGGCGGTGAACGGACGAAAGTTGGTTTAGCACGATTATTGTTGCAATCACCTGACTTGTTGTTGCTGGATGAACCAACCAATCATCTGGATTTGGGAGCTGTTGAATGGCTGACAGAATTTATCAATCTATATCGGGGAACGGTAGTAATCGTTTCGCATGATCGTTATTTTTTGGATGAAACCGTAACATCTATTTTAGAGATGGATCAGGGTGAACTGATAACTTATCATACGAATTATTCCGGTTTTGTCAAAGAAAGGGAAGAGCGTCTGCTGCGTGAATTTCAGCAGTATGAAGATCAGCAGAAGAAGATTAAAAAGATGAAAGATACGATTAAACGACTGAAAGAGTGGGCTAACCAAGCGAACCCGCCAAATGCAGGACTTCACCGGCGTGCAAAAAGTATGGAAAAAGCGTTGGCGCGAATGGAAGTGAAGAAAAAGCCGGTTTTGGAACAAAAGAAAATGGATTTGGATTTTCAGATGAACAAACGGAGCGGGAAAGATGTTGTGACGATGGAAGATGTCTGTAAGTCATACGGTGACAAACAATTATTGGCGGATGTTGACATGCTTGTCCGGTTTCGGGAGAGAATTGCCGTTATCGGTGAAAATGGTAGCGGTAAATCGACTATCCTGAAAATGATGTTAGGAACAGAAACAGCAACACAAGGTGAAATCCGTCTTGGAAGTAATATATCGGCAGGTTTCTTGTCACAGCACATGATTGAGATCGACGGTGAACAATCGATCCTTGATGAATTCCGTGATCAGGTTCATGTGACAGAAGGAATTGCGAGGGGCATATTAGCAAGGTTTATGTTTTACGGGAAGACCGTTTTTCAAAAAGTAAAGAATTTAAGCGGAGGTGAAAAGATGCGGTTGCGTCTGGCGCAGCTGGTCCACCAGAACCATAACCTGCTGATTTTAGATGAGCCGACGAACCATCTGGATATCGAGTCGAAGGAAGTTTTGGAAGACGCTTTGGAACAATTTAACGGGACGATTATCGCAGTCTCACATGATCGTTATTTTTTGGATAAAATTTTCCAGGTAACGTATTGGCTGGAGGATGGTAGTCTTAAGAAATTCGAAGGGAACTATTCGTTTGCGCGGGAAAAGCGGGATAGCTAG
- a CDS encoding aldo/keto reductase: MDYVTLNNGLKMPQLGFGVWQVPDEEATPAVAKALEVGYRSIDTAKVYENENGVRRALEKSDISREDLFITTKVWNADQGYENTLKAFDKSLERLGLDYVDMYLIHWPTPEFDDYVETYKAMEKLYKDGRVKAIGVCNFNIDHLQRLLDECDVVPAVNQVECHPYLQQKEMKDFCRKHNIYVESWSPLMSGGDVLSNDVVKGIADKYHKTIAQVVLRWHLQSDSIVIPKSVTPSRIEENFDVFDFELSEDDMNKIAQLERNHRNGPEPNQMNHR, translated from the coding sequence ATGGATTACGTAACATTAAATAATGGTCTGAAGATGCCGCAACTCGGATTTGGTGTGTGGCAGGTTCCGGACGAGGAGGCAACACCAGCCGTAGCGAAAGCACTGGAAGTTGGTTATCGTTCAATTGATACCGCAAAAGTATATGAAAATGAAAATGGTGTGCGACGGGCACTTGAAAAAAGTGATATTTCGCGAGAGGACTTGTTTATTACGACTAAGGTTTGGAATGCAGATCAAGGCTATGAAAATACGTTAAAAGCATTTGATAAAAGCCTTGAGCGTTTAGGACTGGATTATGTGGATATGTATTTGATTCACTGGCCGACACCTGAGTTTGATGATTATGTTGAGACATATAAAGCAATGGAAAAACTGTATAAAGATGGTCGCGTGAAAGCGATTGGAGTCTGCAACTTCAACATTGACCATTTGCAGCGCCTGCTGGATGAATGTGACGTTGTACCTGCAGTCAATCAGGTCGAATGTCATCCGTACCTGCAGCAAAAAGAAATGAAAGATTTTTGCAGGAAGCATAATATTTATGTAGAATCCTGGAGCCCGCTGATGAGTGGCGGCGATGTTTTAAGCAATGATGTTGTGAAAGGTATCGCAGATAAGTACCACAAAACCATCGCACAGGTTGTTCTTCGTTGGCATTTGCAGTCCGATTCGATTGTCATTCCAAAATCCGTTACACCATCAAGGATTGAGGAAAACTTTGATGTGTTCGATTTTGAACTGAGTGAAGATGACATGAATAAGATTGCTCAACTGGAGCGAAATCATCGCAATGGTCCTGAACCAAACCAAATGAATCATAGGTGA
- the rsgA gene encoding ribosome small subunit-dependent GTPase A, with translation MNSLEKIGWNRSVQNVYDENVVRVMAIQKNSYHVSDGELEFAAHLSGKFLNQVMNSLDLPAVGDWLHVHKLEGEQKAVIQELLPRKSQFVRQAAGPKTEAQIVAANMDTVFIVNSLNHDLNVRRIERYLLAAYESDASPAIVLTKKDECSADEVEAAIAQVEEVAIGVPIVAISNVTRDGIDELLEYLPAGRTAALLGSSGVGKSTLVNTLLDEAVQETKDIREADSKGRHTTTHREMFILPNGAMLIDTPGMRELQLWDGESSMETAFGDVEAFEKECKFNDCQHDMEPGCRVREALESGELSEERFQSYLKLQRELAFERRKQDQRAYLEEKNRWKKLKKQRHAGYKFRNKR, from the coding sequence TTGAATAGTCTGGAAAAAATCGGATGGAATCGTTCTGTCCAGAATGTTTATGATGAAAATGTTGTACGGGTGATGGCAATTCAAAAAAACAGTTATCATGTTTCAGATGGTGAACTGGAATTTGCCGCCCACCTGAGTGGCAAATTTTTAAACCAGGTGATGAATTCGCTTGATCTTCCAGCTGTAGGTGATTGGCTTCACGTTCACAAACTGGAAGGTGAACAAAAGGCTGTTATACAGGAACTCTTGCCTAGGAAAAGCCAGTTTGTCAGACAAGCGGCTGGTCCGAAAACGGAGGCGCAAATTGTTGCTGCCAATATGGATACAGTTTTTATCGTCAATTCATTAAATCATGATTTGAATGTGCGGCGAATTGAGCGGTATCTGTTGGCTGCCTATGAAAGCGATGCTTCACCGGCAATTGTTTTGACTAAGAAAGATGAGTGTTCTGCCGATGAAGTGGAGGCTGCCATTGCGCAGGTGGAAGAGGTGGCAATTGGTGTGCCGATTGTTGCTATCAGCAATGTAACACGCGATGGCATAGATGAATTGCTGGAATATTTGCCTGCAGGACGAACGGCAGCATTGCTTGGTTCATCAGGTGTGGGCAAATCAACTCTGGTCAATACATTGCTCGATGAAGCGGTGCAGGAAACAAAAGATATCCGCGAGGCAGACAGCAAGGGGCGGCATACGACTACACACCGGGAAATGTTTATACTGCCAAACGGTGCGATGCTGATTGATACACCGGGAATGCGTGAACTGCAGCTTTGGGATGGAGAATCGTCCATGGAAACCGCATTCGGTGATGTGGAAGCATTTGAAAAAGAATGTAAGTTCAATGATTGTCAGCACGATATGGAGCCTGGCTGCAGGGTGCGGGAGGCTTTGGAGAGTGGCGAGTTGTCGGAAGAGCGATTTCAAAGTTATCTGAAGCTGCAGCGTGAATTGGCGTTCGAACGGCGAAAGCAGGATCAGCGTGCATATTTGGAAGAGAAAAACAGATGGAAAAAATTGAAGAAGCAACGGCATGCCGGTTATAAGTTTCGGAACAAAAGATAA
- a CDS encoding HD domain-containing protein, translating to MKQRARAFAEKAHAGQKRKSSDAPYITHPIRVAERLESAGYSEELVCAGYLHDVVEDTPYEMEDIETEFGPSITRLVAAHTEDKSKSWQERKQHTIDTVKYAEKEVKYLIVADKLDNLLSMEQEYQLQGDALWNKFNAGFDEQKWYNGSVAANMAVGLDDDEVPAYFYEFADVVKRMFGGEG from the coding sequence ATGAAACAGCGGGCAAGAGCTTTTGCTGAAAAAGCACATGCAGGTCAAAAACGAAAAAGTTCAGATGCACCCTATATAACCCACCCAATCCGGGTAGCTGAACGATTGGAGTCAGCGGGTTACAGTGAGGAACTGGTCTGTGCCGGATACTTACATGATGTCGTGGAAGATACTCCTTATGAAATGGAAGACATTGAAACGGAATTCGGGCCAAGTATCACCCGTCTTGTGGCCGCTCATACTGAGGACAAATCAAAATCCTGGCAGGAACGGAAGCAGCATACAATCGATACAGTTAAATATGCTGAAAAAGAAGTGAAATATTTGATTGTCGCTGATAAGCTTGATAATCTGCTCTCCATGGAACAAGAGTATCAACTCCAGGGTGACGCACTGTGGAACAAGTTTAATGCCGGCTTTGATGAACAGAAATGGTACAACGGATCTGTGGCAGCGAATATGGCTGTCGGCTTGGACGATGATGAAGTACCAGCTTATTTTTATGAATTTGCCGATGTGGTGAAGCGGATGTTTGGAGGGGAAGGTTGA
- a CDS encoding TetR/AcrR family transcriptional regulator — translation MPKKVDHTKRKILIAEATWNVIIRDGLEKATVREVAKEADLSAGALRHYFSTQSEMLAFSMKLVSDRVRERAVGKHYTGPPLDAMLELLCEFLPIDDEQRIEMEVWLVFSSRTLIDKKLHALSRDVYLEMKQAIHQVIDGIIQLGFAKADINKEMETRKLHALIDGIALHALLHPDEYPVENMMNLLQSHLKLLCIDKEEHA, via the coding sequence ATGCCAAAAAAAGTTGATCATACGAAGCGAAAAATATTAATTGCTGAAGCAACCTGGAATGTGATTATACGGGATGGTCTGGAGAAAGCAACGGTCAGGGAAGTAGCCAAGGAAGCGGATTTATCAGCCGGAGCACTCCGGCATTATTTTTCAACCCAGTCGGAAATGCTCGCTTTTTCCATGAAACTTGTCTCCGATCGTGTCAGGGAACGGGCGGTGGGCAAACATTACACAGGTCCGCCGTTGGATGCAATGCTTGAATTGCTGTGTGAGTTTTTGCCAATCGATGACGAACAGCGAATTGAAATGGAGGTGTGGCTTGTCTTTTCATCACGAACACTGATTGACAAAAAACTTCACGCATTAAGCAGAGACGTATATTTGGAAATGAAGCAGGCAATTCACCAGGTTATCGACGGAATAATCCAATTAGGATTTGCCAAAGCGGATATAAATAAAGAAATGGAAACCCGAAAATTGCATGCACTTATTGACGGGATTGCCCTGCATGCCCTTTTGCACCCGGATGAATACCCCGTTGAAAACATGATGAACTTGCTTCAAAGCCATTTGAAATTACTATGCATTGACAAGGAGGAACACGCATGA
- the fni gene encoding type 2 isopentenyl-diphosphate Delta-isomerase — protein sequence MEEGINKRKTEHIRHCLTDNVEGVNKSTGLEGISFIHNALPEINFNDIDLETSFLGKVINAPFLVSSMTGGSELAEKINQNLAVAAEEKGWAIGLGSTRALLESDAHKDSFLIRRQAPTVPLIANIGAVQLNYGYGAAECQRIVDLTGADSIVLHFNPLQEAVQDGGDLNFENLLPNIEKVCKELTVPVGAKEVGFGIDGTVAKKLYDAGVSYIDVAGAGGTSWSQVEKLRSQDPLKKAAAEAFNNWGIPTKDCIVSVKSALGDVPLVSSGGMKTGMDAAKALTIGSDLVGFARTLLKAATESDRAVVETMDQIELELKMTMFGIGARTIDELKNTKRVTIMGKSLLEKE from the coding sequence ATGGAGGAAGGTATCAACAAGCGTAAGACAGAACATATTCGCCATTGTTTAACAGATAATGTGGAGGGTGTTAATAAGTCAACCGGGCTCGAGGGCATCTCCTTTATACATAATGCATTGCCGGAAATAAACTTTAATGATATTGATTTGGAGACAAGTTTTCTCGGTAAGGTAATTAATGCGCCATTTCTGGTCAGTTCCATGACTGGCGGTTCGGAACTTGCCGAGAAAATAAACCAGAATCTGGCGGTTGCCGCTGAAGAAAAGGGTTGGGCAATTGGTCTTGGGTCCACAAGGGCACTGCTTGAAAGCGATGCGCATAAAGACTCCTTTTTGATACGAAGGCAGGCGCCAACCGTCCCGTTGATTGCGAATATCGGTGCGGTACAGCTGAATTACGGTTATGGTGCCGCTGAATGCCAGCGTATTGTTGATTTGACCGGAGCGGACTCCATCGTGTTGCATTTTAATCCGCTGCAGGAAGCCGTTCAGGACGGAGGCGACTTGAACTTTGAAAATCTGCTTCCTAACATTGAAAAGGTGTGCAAGGAATTGACGGTTCCGGTTGGTGCAAAAGAAGTGGGTTTTGGCATTGATGGCACCGTAGCTAAAAAATTGTATGATGCAGGTGTTTCCTATATAGATGTGGCAGGAGCCGGTGGTACTTCCTGGAGCCAGGTTGAAAAATTACGATCACAGGATCCATTGAAAAAAGCGGCAGCTGAGGCGTTTAACAACTGGGGAATTCCGACGAAGGACTGTATTGTCTCGGTCAAAAGCGCGCTTGGCGATGTTCCGCTCGTTTCCAGCGGCGGGATGAAAACCGGTATGGACGCAGCAAAGGCACTTACGATTGGATCAGATCTGGTCGGTTTTGCCAGAACACTTTTGAAGGCCGCAACTGAGTCAGATCGTGCAGTTGTCGAAACGATGGATCAAATTGAACTGGAACTGAAAATGACGATGTTTGGAATCGGAGCACGGACTATTGACGAATTGAAAAATACGAAGCGCGTAACCATCATGGGCAAATCATTGCTTGAAAAAGAATAA
- a CDS encoding MBL fold metallo-hydrolase: protein MDEELHESEDQRIIPMTSITSRSGEEVVNDVYFYTDQIVNIAFIGFPKRGNWVLVDAGLPNAAAEIKVAAAKRFGENSKPSAIILTHGHFDHVGGLIDLIKEWDVPVYAHKLELPYLTGEKSYPEPDATVEGGLLAKVSGVYPNEPINVGEAIKALPDDNSVPGLDGWKWIHTPGHSPGHVSFYREDDATLISGDAFITVRQDSLYNVLMQTSEVNGPPRYLTTDWQAAKNSVEKLAHLKIDIVIPGHGYVMEGDELRTGLDKLAAEFDQLAVPDYGRYVDH, encoded by the coding sequence ATGGATGAAGAACTGCATGAGAGTGAGGATCAACGGATAATTCCGATGACTTCCATTACGAGCAGGTCCGGTGAGGAAGTGGTAAATGACGTATATTTCTATACGGATCAAATTGTGAATATAGCTTTCATCGGTTTTCCGAAAAGAGGTAACTGGGTCCTTGTTGATGCCGGTCTGCCCAATGCTGCGGCTGAAATCAAGGTGGCGGCAGCAAAACGCTTTGGTGAAAACAGTAAACCATCTGCAATTATATTGACTCACGGACATTTTGATCATGTCGGCGGACTGATTGACCTCATTAAAGAATGGGACGTCCCGGTATATGCACATAAATTGGAACTGCCCTACTTAACAGGTGAAAAAAGTTATCCTGAGCCTGATGCCACAGTTGAGGGCGGGCTTTTGGCCAAGGTTTCGGGAGTGTATCCGAATGAACCGATCAATGTCGGGGAGGCGATCAAAGCTTTGCCAGACGATAACAGTGTACCAGGATTGGATGGCTGGAAATGGATTCATACACCAGGACATTCTCCGGGGCATGTGTCGTTTTACCGGGAAGATGACGCCACATTGATTTCAGGTGATGCGTTCATTACGGTCAGGCAGGATTCCCTTTATAATGTATTGATGCAAACCTCAGAAGTAAATGGGCCGCCAAGATACTTGACGACAGATTGGCAGGCAGCAAAAAATTCCGTGGAAAAGCTGGCTCACTTAAAGATCGATATAGTGATTCCCGGGCATGGGTACGTGATGGAAGGAGACGAACTTCGAACTGGATTGGATAAACTTGCAGCAGAGTTTGATCAGCTTGCGGTTCCGGATTATGGACGTTATGTAGACCATTAA
- a CDS encoding DsbA family oxidoreductase — MKIEVWSDFVCPFCYIGKRRLEKALNDFTHKDDVSIEYKSYELDPNAKIDPGLSIHELLASKYGMSVEQAKNSNESLGQQAAELGLTYNFDTMRHTNTFDAHRLAKFADEQGKGKEMTERLLKAYFTDSELISDHQTLIKLAGGMGLDTEKVTEMLKLDDYALHVRADEEQARQIGVQGVPFFVFNEKYAVSGAQPPEAFSEALEKVWQEEQEQPVLQSLNPKKSKTTYCTDEGCVTEEDE, encoded by the coding sequence ATGAAAATAGAAGTTTGGTCCGATTTTGTATGTCCTTTTTGTTATATCGGCAAACGCAGACTGGAAAAGGCATTAAATGATTTCACACATAAAGATGACGTAAGTATTGAATATAAAAGTTATGAGCTGGATCCGAACGCAAAGATTGACCCTGGTTTAAGTATTCATGAACTGTTAGCTTCAAAATATGGAATGAGCGTGGAACAAGCAAAGAATTCAAATGAATCGCTCGGACAACAGGCCGCCGAACTGGGTCTAACATATAATTTTGATACAATGCGCCATACGAATACCTTTGATGCACACCGGCTTGCCAAGTTTGCCGATGAACAAGGTAAAGGAAAAGAAATGACAGAAAGATTGTTAAAAGCTTATTTCACAGATTCTGAGCTTATCAGCGATCATCAGACGCTGATAAAACTGGCTGGAGGGATGGGCTTGGATACTGAAAAAGTCACCGAAATGCTGAAACTTGACGATTATGCCCTTCATGTACGTGCTGATGAAGAACAGGCTAGACAAATCGGTGTTCAAGGTGTACCTTTTTTTGTATTTAATGAGAAGTATGCTGTTTCCGGCGCACAGCCGCCGGAAGCCTTTTCGGAAGCTCTCGAAAAGGTATGGCAGGAAGAGCAAGAGCAGCCTGTACTGCAATCACTGAATCCAAAAAAGTCAAAAACGACGTACTGCACGGATGAGGGCTGTGTCACAGAAGAAGACGAATGA